In Thermodesulfobacteriota bacterium, a single genomic region encodes these proteins:
- the holB gene encoding DNA polymerase III subunit delta', whose translation MRILAAFLQKRSIPHALLFTGIDGVGKKDAATAFAMACNCIGEKTEPSELIDPSTAKTNLPIAVNPCGHCRSCRKIESGNHPDIIRIKPSGAFIKIDQIRGLCDILAMKPYEAKVRVVIISDAHAMNPSAGNALLKMLEEPPDRSILILTACQISDLLPTIVSRCQHIRFNPVSVKSIKTRLMENQGLAPDKASVIAAMANGSISRAIVMSQSNWINLRNWLINAIGPDQSGALCSVSSGILMAVAETLQKNKDFLFDSLEIIKSWLRDLVVYRFHPEKIMNKDLIEKIQFVSPNIDIRSLLLKIDAIQTAQKNIQSNANLRLTLETMMMQIGRGSDPLTK comes from the coding sequence GTGCGAATCCTGGCTGCTTTTCTTCAAAAACGCAGCATTCCCCATGCGTTACTTTTTACCGGAATTGACGGCGTTGGCAAAAAAGATGCGGCTACCGCTTTTGCCATGGCATGCAACTGTATTGGAGAAAAGACAGAACCGTCTGAACTTATTGATCCTTCCACTGCCAAAACGAACTTACCGATAGCTGTCAACCCGTGTGGACATTGCCGATCATGCCGAAAAATAGAATCGGGTAATCACCCGGATATCATTAGGATAAAGCCTTCCGGTGCATTTATAAAGATAGATCAAATAAGAGGCTTGTGTGATATCCTGGCCATGAAACCATATGAAGCCAAGGTACGGGTGGTAATCATCTCTGATGCCCACGCGATGAATCCTTCAGCCGGTAATGCGCTTCTCAAGATGCTGGAGGAACCACCTGACCGCTCCATTTTAATACTTACTGCCTGTCAGATATCCGACCTTCTGCCAACGATTGTTTCACGCTGTCAGCACATCAGATTTAATCCTGTTTCGGTAAAAAGCATTAAGACCCGGCTTATGGAAAATCAGGGTCTTGCACCGGATAAAGCTTCAGTCATAGCGGCCATGGCAAACGGTAGTATTTCCCGAGCCATTGTCATGAGCCAGTCAAACTGGATAAATCTTCGGAACTGGCTTATCAATGCCATCGGCCCTGATCAATCCGGGGCATTATGTTCAGTGTCATCCGGTATACTTATGGCAGTTGCTGAAACGCTGCAAAAAAATAAAGATTTTCTTTTTGATTCGCTTGAGATAATAAAGTCTTGGCTAAGGGACCTTGTTGTATATCGGTTTCACCCTGAAAAAATCATGAATAAAGATTTAATAGAAAAAATTCAATTTGTCTCACCCAACATTGACATTCGGTCCCTTCTGCTTAAAATAGATGCCATCCAGACGGCGCAGAAAAATATTCAGTCCAATGCAAATTTGAGGCTCACCCTGGAAACCATGATGATGCAAATCGGGAGGGGCAGCGACCCATTAACCAAATGA
- the ricT gene encoding regulatory iron-sulfur-containing complex subunit RicT: protein MKKVVGITFKPSGKIYDFDCGAFVLNRDDCVIVQTEKGLGFGTVALPPVPFDERPPCKPLKKIFRLASEKDFLQRKKNIETENKGHSYCLKCIKELGLNMNLFSVEKAFDSNKLTFFFTSDGRVDFRQLVKMLVKELGARVEMRQVGIRNQAKMCGGIGRCGRSICCTSFLEKFGHVSIRMAKEQKLSLNPTKISGLCGRLMCCLKFEYETYLALNKKTPKTNGSVKTAAGGKKAGRHHVNNGQPRLNKEDNHEVETISDKLENERDF from the coding sequence ATGAAAAAAGTAGTCGGTATTACATTTAAGCCTTCCGGTAAAATTTATGACTTTGACTGTGGAGCGTTTGTACTGAACCGGGATGATTGTGTGATTGTGCAGACGGAGAAAGGGCTCGGTTTTGGAACTGTGGCCCTACCACCGGTTCCCTTTGACGAACGTCCGCCATGCAAGCCGCTTAAAAAAATATTTCGGCTGGCCAGCGAAAAAGATTTTCTTCAAAGAAAAAAGAATATTGAAACTGAAAACAAAGGTCACAGTTATTGTTTAAAGTGTATTAAAGAACTCGGTCTCAATATGAACCTTTTTTCCGTTGAAAAGGCCTTTGATTCGAACAAATTGACATTTTTCTTCACTTCCGATGGACGGGTGGATTTTCGTCAGCTTGTAAAAATGCTGGTCAAAGAGCTTGGTGCAAGGGTTGAGATGCGCCAGGTGGGAATACGCAATCAGGCAAAAATGTGCGGCGGAATCGGAAGGTGCGGGCGTAGCATTTGCTGCACGTCATTTCTGGAGAAATTCGGACATGTATCGATCCGAATGGCAAAGGAACAGAAACTTTCTTTAAATCCCACCAAGATCTCAGGTCTGTGCGGTCGGCTGATGTGTTGCCTTAAATTTGAATATGAAACTTACCTTGCGCTCAACAAAAAAACGCCAAAAACCAACGGGTCGGTAAAAACAGCTGCCGGAGGAAAAAAAGCGGGCAGGCATCATGTGAATAACGGCCAACCACGCCTGAACAAGGAAGATAACCATGAGGTAGAAACGATTTCTGATAAACTTGAAAACGAAAGAGACTTTTAA
- the metG gene encoding methionine--tRNA ligase, whose amino-acid sequence MPGSFYITTPIYYVNARPHLGHAYTTIIADVASRFNKMCKKDTFFLTGTDEHGDKVVRAAKKENLSSRKYVDHISTLYKQLWPKLNIKYNHFIRTTDPSHIAVVEQILQRIYDSGDIYFSEYEGLYCFGCERFYNQRELVDGKCPDHETVPDVIKESNYFFKMSQYQDWLIDHIKKNPDFIRPHRYKREVLAFLKEPLEDLCISRPKTRLKWGITLPFDKDYVTYVWFDALLNYVSALGYPDGDLFKKYWPVAQHIVAKDILKPHGIYWPIMLKAAGIDIYQNLNVHGYWNVDQSKMSKSLGNVIEPLQLKEIYGLDQFRFFLLRDMVFGLDSSFSEETFVRRINSDLANDLGNLFSRILSMAHKYFNGIVPQADPQAEKQLKSDLEQDARTAVEEFEKEMKTFAFHKALDAVWELISRMNKYIDVTAPWVLAKKKSAQKQLQTIMYNLLEGLRIISGMIYPVMPDTAVMMQKHLGMNVSEPFYTLDRLYAWKGLSPGTALLKSIALFPRIDMKNLKADKKREPGSGDTVFKVKPEITFEEFSKVDFKVGTVVRAEAIPKAKKLLKIEVDIGEKRTIVAGISESYHPDDLTGKQVLIVANLKSAKIMGIESNGMLLAAVDDQVCAVATFDKKINPGTSVR is encoded by the coding sequence ATGCCGGGATCCTTTTACATCACCACGCCGATTTATTATGTAAATGCTAGGCCCCATCTGGGACATGCATACACAACCATCATAGCCGATGTGGCAAGTCGGTTCAATAAAATGTGCAAAAAAGACACCTTTTTCCTCACCGGCACCGACGAACACGGGGACAAAGTTGTACGGGCGGCAAAAAAAGAAAATTTAAGCTCCAGAAAGTATGTGGACCATATCAGTACACTTTATAAACAGCTGTGGCCAAAACTGAATATAAAGTACAATCATTTTATCAGAACAACGGATCCTTCTCATATAGCGGTGGTGGAGCAAATCCTGCAAAGAATTTACGATTCGGGAGACATATATTTCAGCGAGTATGAGGGGCTTTACTGTTTTGGATGCGAGCGTTTCTACAATCAGCGGGAACTTGTGGACGGCAAGTGCCCTGATCATGAAACAGTCCCGGATGTGATTAAAGAGTCGAATTATTTTTTTAAAATGAGTCAATACCAGGACTGGCTGATCGATCATATTAAAAAAAATCCTGACTTTATACGCCCGCATCGTTATAAAAGAGAAGTTTTGGCTTTTTTAAAGGAACCCCTCGAAGACTTATGTATTTCCCGACCGAAAACACGACTCAAATGGGGCATTACCCTTCCTTTTGACAAGGACTATGTGACATATGTCTGGTTCGATGCCCTGTTGAATTATGTTTCTGCACTGGGATATCCTGATGGCGATCTTTTTAAAAAATACTGGCCTGTGGCCCAGCACATCGTGGCCAAGGATATTCTTAAACCACATGGCATTTACTGGCCAATCATGCTAAAAGCAGCCGGAATTGACATCTACCAAAACTTGAATGTTCATGGCTACTGGAATGTCGATCAATCAAAGATGTCTAAAAGCCTGGGAAACGTCATCGAGCCTTTGCAACTAAAGGAAATCTACGGCCTTGATCAATTCAGGTTTTTCCTTTTAAGAGATATGGTTTTCGGGTTGGATTCAAGCTTTTCAGAAGAGACCTTTGTACGCAGGATCAATTCAGATCTGGCAAATGACCTTGGCAATCTGTTTTCAAGAATTCTTTCAATGGCACATAAGTATTTTAACGGGATTGTCCCTCAGGCTGATCCGCAAGCGGAAAAACAGCTAAAGTCTGATCTTGAACAGGACGCGCGGACTGCGGTTGAAGAATTTGAAAAGGAGATGAAGACATTTGCCTTTCACAAGGCATTGGATGCGGTCTGGGAGTTAATCAGCCGCATGAATAAATATATTGATGTGACTGCCCCGTGGGTGCTGGCAAAGAAAAAATCGGCCCAAAAACAGCTCCAGACCATTATGTATAACCTTCTTGAAGGATTGAGAATCATATCCGGGATGATCTACCCTGTCATGCCGGATACCGCCGTGATGATGCAAAAGCATCTGGGTATGAATGTCTCGGAGCCGTTCTATACTCTCGATCGGCTCTATGCCTGGAAAGGCCTGTCTCCAGGCACAGCGCTTTTAAAATCGATTGCACTTTTTCCCAGAATCGATATGAAAAACCTCAAGGCCGATAAAAAAAGAGAACCAGGATCAGGTGATACAGTGTTCAAAGTTAAACCGGAAATTACATTCGAAGAATTTTCCAAGGTGGATTTTAAGGTCGGCACAGTTGTTCGTGCTGAAGCCATACCAAAGGCAAAAAAGCTTCTTAAGATTGAAGTGGATATAGGTGAAAAAAGAACCATTGTGGCCGGTATCTCGGAAAGTTACCATCCGGATGACCTGACAGGTAAACAGGTGCTTATTGTTGCAAACTTAAAATCTGCCAAAATCATGGGGATAGAATCCAACGGAATGCTGCTCGCCGCTGTGGATGATCAAGTATGCGCGGTTGCCACGTTTGACAAAAAAATAAACCCGGGAACATCTGTAAGGTAA
- a CDS encoding HU family DNA-binding protein, which yields MNKLELISALKTKANISKAEAANVIHIFFDNMSQAMTQGERVEIRGLCSFYVKHYKSYTGRNPKSGEKVVIKPKRLPFFKAGKELKERVDF from the coding sequence ATGAATAAATTGGAGCTTATATCCGCTCTTAAAACAAAAGCAAACATCTCGAAAGCAGAAGCAGCCAATGTCATCCATATTTTTTTCGATAATATGTCCCAGGCCATGACCCAGGGAGAACGCGTTGAAATTCGCGGACTGTGCAGTTTTTATGTAAAGCATTATAAAAGCTATACAGGCAGAAATCCGAAAAGCGGTGAAAAAGTCGTTATAAAACCCAAGCGTTTGCCATTTTTTAAGGCCGGAAAAGAATTAAAAGAACGGGTCGATTTCTAA
- the kdsB gene encoding 3-deoxy-manno-octulosonate cytidylyltransferase — MNKLPTCYGIIPARYQSTRFPGKPLADILGKPMFWHVFKQASLCPELESVVLATDDERILSAAKKLDVPVVMTKENHHSGTDRVLEAAESIKVPRDAVVINIQGDEPALNPAVISELIVPFKNPEVHVTTPARKITMEEAQSPHMVKVVFTMNQKALYFSRSSIPHPRENQQGQFYGHIGLYAFRMSVLQRFVALPPGRLERIEKLEQLRFLENDIPVQVMVTTHRSIGVDRPGDIEKVSKLLKKENNSGG, encoded by the coding sequence ATGAACAAGCTACCGACATGCTACGGAATCATACCTGCCCGATATCAATCCACACGTTTTCCGGGAAAACCGCTGGCCGATATTCTCGGCAAACCGATGTTCTGGCATGTCTTCAAGCAAGCCAGTTTGTGTCCTGAACTCGAAAGTGTGGTGCTGGCAACGGACGATGAGCGAATTTTGTCTGCGGCAAAAAAACTCGATGTCCCGGTGGTCATGACCAAAGAGAACCACCACAGTGGAACCGATCGGGTGCTGGAAGCCGCCGAATCCATAAAAGTTCCCCGGGATGCTGTGGTCATAAACATTCAGGGAGATGAACCGGCACTCAATCCCGCTGTGATCAGCGAGCTGATTGTTCCTTTTAAAAACCCCGAGGTTCATGTCACCACCCCGGCAAGGAAAATTACCATGGAAGAGGCCCAAAGTCCGCATATGGTCAAGGTTGTTTTTACCATGAACCAAAAAGCACTCTATTTTTCCCGTTCTTCCATTCCCCATCCCAGGGAAAACCAGCAGGGTCAATTTTATGGTCATATCGGACTGTATGCTTTCCGCATGAGTGTCCTCCAGCGCTTTGTGGCGCTGCCACCCGGTCGCCTTGAAAGGATTGAAAAACTTGAGCAGCTTCGTTTCCTGGAAAATGACATACCTGTGCAGGTGATGGTAACCACACATAGAAGTATCGGGGTCGATCGCCCGGGCGATATTGAAAAAGTCAGTAAATTGCTTAAAAAAGAAAATAACTCAGGTGGATAG